GAAGTGGCAAAGGGTAAAAATAGCCACCAAAGACGACGACAGATGCTGCACCATTTCACCAATTGCAGGCAGGGGCCACTGCACCGTGTACACAGTGGATGGGAGCAGGTTCGAGGTCCCATTAGCGTACCTCCGCTCAGTGGTCTTCAGTGAGCTTTTGAGGATGGCTGCGGAGGAGTTTGGTTTCACAGGTAATGGCAGGATCACTCTGCCTTGTGATGCAGCTGTGGTGGAGTATATGATATGCTTGCTCCAGAGAAATGCATCAGAGGAAGTTGAGAAGGCATTCTTGAGCTCTGTAGTGATGCCTTGTCAGCAATCAAGCTATCCAACGCCACCGGTGGTGCTGCATCAGCAATTTGCAGTTTGTAGCTCCTAAAGATATCCAGGAATTTGCAGCAATTAGTGTGTAGTACTCTAATACAAATAGAATGAAAATTGTATTTATTTATCTTAGAGAACTAGTGGCTGTCATTTGTTGATgccattttttaaaaaaatataacAGGTGCTCTGTAGTAATGCCTTGGTCTTATTTTTCATTGCCGTTCTTTCTTCAAAAGTTATATTAAATTAGCAGACAAATGATGAGTAGGTGTAGATGCAGAAATGTATGCTTACAAAAGTGTTATTGTAAAAGTTTCCCAAAAATAcatgcatgaactagaaaatgaaaaggcaATGGCCTGGTTCCATATATGAAAGGTGCAACAAAAATGTTAAGCTGCTTCAAACAATTAACCAAGAGCTAATGCATAGTACTAGTAAATCAGCTCACATAGTAATTAGTTTGTGCACGCGCAAATCCAATTTTTGTAGTTACTAGTTAGGCTATTTTCAGCAGCTTACTCATCCACATACCTATATTCAAACTCTACTCTATGAATAGTACAGTCTACAGTGCAAAACATTGTTTTGGATGACCATATAGGTGAACTGTTGGACACGGTCTTAGTGGCCTATGCTCTATAGAGCACACAAAAGAACCAAGTACTTTGAATAAGCTTACCTGTCTATGACCAGTGGCAGATCTAGAAATTTATATAAAGTGGTGACTCAAATCATATGGAACCTCTAGACCCTCTCCTTCCTCTCCCATGTCTACAAAATTAGTAGAGGCTAAAGGAGGGTTTCCATTAACACGAAAGCGGTACAGAGGCTTGAGCTTACCTGTCCTGCCGCTAGATCCTTATCACGAACTGGTCTGGGCACCGTCTGTTCTAAAAACTGTTCTTTAACTACCATCATAGACAGGTATAATATATGTCTGTGTTTAGGGTTATTACAGATGCATTCTCACAGATGTGTGAAATGGCCGTCTGTGATAAAGCTAAGGCTCATATGTGATAAGGGATTATGTCATAGTGGGTTGTAAAGGTACCTTTTGTGGAGGACTGGAGGTCATTTTGTACATTGACATTGTTCAAGAGTTGCACGCTTTGACGACATCTTCAATTTTGGATTTTGGATGTGTTAGTCTCTTTTCTTTTTCAGGTCTAGTGCATGATGTCAACTCTCTAGATGCAATGGTATTGCATTCAAGTTGCACTTAAGAGGGGGGTGTTAAGGTATAATAGTCAGAGGTTACTACTGATGTAATCTCATAGTCTAGAATTTGTACTCTCGCGTCTTTTATGTAAGTCTACATGTAGTCGCTACCTGGCTTCAATATGATCATCTAATTTAGACATCGTCATCCAAATTTAAAATAGAGCAAAAACTTATTATGTCCATAGAAGCAAATATACCATTGGAATTGAACGGGTGCCAAAAGTCCAAAACCATATGAATTATGATATAAAAAAGATCAATCTAAGACAAACTAAATGGCATTTTATTATATTAACAAAATATAGGCACATAAGGATTTGAACCAGATAAATTATCCACACCCTCAACATCACAATTGAGCTAGCTGAGCTTCCTCATAGATTATGAATTAAAAATGCTGCTATATAGGATGCACCAATCATTTAGAAAGAACAGCTGAAACCTCATCAGCAAACTTTGAAATAGATCCCCAAACACACTGTATCCATGATGACCGGTATGCCATTCAAATCGAACCGGTATCTAATCGTATGAACCATGACATTAAAAATGTGGCCATGTGGCCATATATGATGCACCGATAATTTAGTTCAGTGGTATGGACTAGACCTTCTCAAGTAGTGGGTAATGTTCGAGAAAGAGAAATCAGGTAGAAACACGTGCAGATTTTCCTGAACGTGGATATAAACCCTCTTTGGGAATTTGCATGCGGGGCACTCCTGTACAGAAGATACAATTTCAAGTGGAGCATGCGAGCACCGGAAACATTACTAAAACATGTGTCACTCCCAACCGCCTGCAATCTCAGTTAGTGGTACTGCACTGTAAGCACTATAGCATACCAAAATAGGGTGCTCAGCCAGTCAGCCAAACCATCCAGATGTGGTAGCGACTTGAACCTAGGTCTCGACCATGGACGCTGAAACAAAAGGATCGCGGCTTCAATGGAGGCACTATTTTCGTTCAGAAAGCAAAGGGACAATAGAGGCATCAACACTGTCAATTTCTGAGTGCACTTAACAGCTACCACAACATGTCCCATGTCTGGCCCTTCGCTTTGACCCAGCCCCAAATTAACATGGGGTCCTCATGCCTCTTTCCTGCTCTGCTATACACTGCTGACTGTTCGGTATGGCTATAACGTGTAGTGTCCAATCCAAGAACTGAAAGCGCACTATGCCTGTCTGACTCCGGCATGCACCAAACACTTGGCCCCATCAGAATCTGATCCAGAACATATGCACGTAGCACCTCATGGCCTTGTCCCTTGCCAATCATCCCACTTGGCTGAGCAACCCTGCCCTTCCTCCATCTATATATTAATGGTCAAGTGGCCTCCAAACACCATCACCTGCAGGCTGCAGCTCCTCAAAcaaggaattccaaaccgaaaccACACAGCTCCCCAGCTTCCAGCAAGACAGAGGGAGAAAGAAACCATTATGATCAGCACCAAGAGGATCTCTCAGATGGTCAAGAAGTGGCAGAGAATGGCAGTGTTGGGGAGAAAGCGGCTCTCCTGGAGGGTGGAAAGGGAAGTCGAGGATCGATCCTGCGCCTCTGTGGCGAGCAAGGACCACTGCATGATGTACAGTTTAGACGGGAGGAGGTTCGAGGTGCCGCTGGCGTACCTTGGCACGCTGGTGTTTGCGGAACTCCTGTGGATGTCCTACGAGGAGTTTGGCTTCGTGAGCCATGGGCGGATCACGCTCCCTTGTGATGCTGCAGCCGTAGAGTATGCCATGTGTCTCCTCAGGAAAGGCTCCTCGGCAGATGTAGAGAAGGCATTCCTGAGCACCATGGCAGTCTCATGCCACTATGCAAGCTGTATTGCTATTGCACCATTTGTTGGAGTTAGCCATCAAGCTGTTATTTGCAGCTCCTGGCTGACTGTAAAGTAGTTTAGTATATAGTTTGTAGGAAAAGAAAATTCTCCATGGAGCCTTTTGATGCTTCAAGCAATCAAGGAAAATGCAAACTAGCATGTTAATTAGAGCTATTATTCTCGTTCTTTCGTGGATTGAACACGATGAAAATGAAACTCGCCTAAATCTCGTTTAAATCATTTAAAATGTATACGAACGCAGGCTTGGAGTAAGAGCTTCACGCAACAAAAGCTTTGGACTCAAACTACAAACTAGTACTCAAGTACTGAAAGCCACAGCAAATGAAACAATCATGGTTCACATCACAGCTGGACGAAATATCACATCTGATGTCTACAAACAAGAAGACCATCAACCAATAAAAAAGGATATGACACCATCCGGCCAGCTGCTATGAAACAAAAGACAGAAGACATACATTAATCTTCTGTTTAGGTTAACGGATGGGGGGAGAGCTCCCCACCAATTCATTGACGAGGAGCACAATACTAATGCATTAATCTTGAGGTACAAACTGTGTGCACGGGAAAATCCAATGGAACGGAATAGACGCCTTCCCTTCTGCTACTTTTTGCACAGATATGAATTAATCTAGGCGAATTTGGCTGATTTTCTGCCTCCAATAGAGATTGGGCGTACCTATTCGTTGGAGGCGAGGCGACAAGCTGCCTGCCGAGGGGCCGTCACGCTGCCATCACAATCAACAGACGCCACAGTCACCGGGAAGCTACGAGCGGGACACGGCGGACTCAGCGGCGCTCGCCGGGCTTCCACGGCGCCGCCGCCGGCAGTGACGGGTGACCCACAGACTGGTACGTGGGTCCTACCGGGGAAGACCCAATACCAAAACCCCAAAACTGCTTTGCCTTTCTCGAGCTGAGTCACAACTCGCAACCGCAAGAAAATCCAATCGCACGGTCAGATTGGACGGTGGACTCCTCTctctcaaaaaaaaaaaaaaaattggACGGTGGGAGATCGAATTTTTTAAGATGCCAAACGGAAATACAACGCCCCCCCTCTCCTTCCGTCGCCGCCGGTGAATTTGCTGAGTTCAGCCGCCGACGTCGGCTCCTACCGTCCCGGGAGCCCGTCGCCGCTGCCATTGCGTCCTTGAACCGCATCTCGCGCGTCCGCGAACGTTCTGGTCATGGCTTCCTCTTATTGTACTACTTCAtatgttcttttttatttatcctGTTTTAATTTAAAAATGAATAACCTTCTGTATAATTTGAAAATGAACGACGGAGGTAGTACATTCATGTCGTTCATGCAACGAGGCGTGTTCAGACTTCAGAAATGATATAAAACGAATAACCTTCTGTACGATTTCCTGTGATTCCATCCGGCTACATACATACACACCTAATAATATTGTACATCATGGAGCTAATCATATAGCTAGCTATACACAGATGGCTGGTTGGCGCCCGAGTCCCATCGGTGGCACCGAGCCACCGACGCTGTGGTGGCAGGGTCTGACCATGGAGCTCAAGAACGCCCTCACAACCTCTTCGGAGGCGTCTCGCCTGAGCAAACACATCGCGTACTCCATCACCGCGGCATCGCAGGGCAGCGTGATCCTGCCGCCATCGTCGCCGGTAAATCCGAACTCCTCCCGCGACATGctcaggagctcgccgaacaccgCCGTGCCGAGGTACGCCAGCGGGACCTCGAACCTCGTCCCGTCGGAGGAGTACACGACGCAGTGGCCCCTGACGGCCACCGGCATCGACGTGCCGCACGAACCGTCGGCCTCTTTCGCCAGCGTCGCCGTGAGCCGCCTCCTAGCCATGGCAGCCGTTGCCTGCCACTTCTTCGCCATCTGAACAAGCCTCTTGGAACTGATCATGGTTCCTCCTTCTTCCTGCCTTTTTGGCTCAACTGAATATTCAGAGATTCGGATTGTATATGGTGCTGTTCAGCTACTAGGTGCTGTGCTTTTTAGGTCGCTGGTGATAGGCTGATGAGGTGTTGGTGGCTCGGTGCTATGCTGATTGATTTATAGGTCAGGGCAAAGCGAAGAGGATGCAGATCAAGTGCAGTCACCATCTCAGACAAGCAAGAGGCAAGGCCATGAGCTTGGAACATGCAGTGTTTGGCACTTGCTGGAGCCAATTGTAGTAGTTTCTGGTTCGTTACATATCACAGTGTGATGCCATGCCGATATGCCTCATGGGCCATGAGGACCACATGTGAACCGGGTCCAATTTGTCAGTATCAGTCTTTTCGATGAGATGATTGCGCAGTGAGATACCGATGATTATTACTTGTAAGGCATCTGGAAGCTAGCTTTTGTGCCCAAGCTC
This portion of the Zea mays cultivar B73 chromosome 2, Zm-B73-REFERENCE-NAM-5.0, whole genome shotgun sequence genome encodes:
- the LOC110017796 gene encoding Auxin-responsive protein SAUR36-like, which translates into the protein MISSKRLVQMAKKWQATAAMARRRLTATLAKEADGSCGTSMPVAVRGHCVVYSSDGTRFEVPLAYLGTAVFGELLSMSREEFGFTGDDGGRITLPCDAAVMEYAMCLLRRDASEEVVRAFLSSMVRPCHHSVGGSVPPMGLGRQPAICV
- the LOC100286042 gene encoding SAUR36 - auxin-responsive SAUR family member, producing MINPKKLAQLARKWQRVKIATKDDDRCCTISPIAGRGHCTVYTVDGSRFEVPLAYLRSVVFSELLRMAAEEFGFTGNGRITLPCDAAVVEYMICLLQRNASEEVEKAFLSSVVMPCQQSSYPTPPVVLHQQFAVCSS
- the LOC109944068 gene encoding auxin-responsive protein SAUR36, whose translation is MVKWPPNTITCRLQLLKQGIPNRNHTAPQLPARQREKETIMISTKRISQMVKKWQRMAVLGRKRLSWRVEREVEDRSCASVASKDHCMMYSLDGRRFEVPLAYLGTLVFAELLWMSYEEFGFVSHGRITLPCDAAAVEYAMCLLRKGSSADVEKAFLSTMAVSCHYASCIAIAPFVGVSHQAVICSSWLTVK